One stretch of Aquimarina sp. Aq107 DNA includes these proteins:
- a CDS encoding M48 family metallopeptidase: MKNKKIVVALGSVFLFLSCATNPFTGKQTLALVPNSQILPAAFAQYDQVLKESKVLKGTSEAEMVKRVGQKIATAAERWLNANGHQGYLSDYKWEYNLIDDKAVNAWAMPGGKIAFYTGILPIAQTETGIAAIMGHEVVHAIANHGQQRMSAGQLQQVAGVATAVAVSGQKEETQQIVGTAFGLGSQFGVMLPFSRSHETEADKIGLTLMAIAGYDPSEAAELWKRMKANSGGQAPPEFMSTHPSNDTRIANLTAWAPAAKAEARKFGVTSFK; encoded by the coding sequence ATGAAAAACAAAAAAATAGTCGTTGCGTTGGGATCTGTGTTTCTTTTTCTTTCTTGTGCTACGAACCCTTTTACTGGTAAGCAAACTCTGGCATTAGTACCTAATTCTCAGATTTTACCAGCGGCTTTTGCTCAATATGATCAGGTATTGAAAGAAAGTAAAGTACTAAAGGGTACATCAGAAGCAGAAATGGTTAAACGTGTTGGTCAAAAGATAGCTACAGCGGCAGAAAGATGGCTAAATGCAAATGGTCATCAAGGTTATTTGAGTGATTATAAATGGGAGTATAACCTAATAGATGATAAAGCAGTAAATGCTTGGGCTATGCCTGGTGGAAAAATAGCATTTTATACTGGTATTTTGCCAATTGCCCAAACAGAAACAGGAATAGCTGCTATTATGGGACATGAGGTAGTACATGCGATCGCAAATCATGGACAACAACGTATGAGCGCTGGACAATTACAACAAGTAGCCGGTGTGGCGACAGCAGTAGCTGTTAGCGGACAAAAGGAGGAAACACAACAAATAGTTGGAACGGCATTTGGCTTAGGTAGTCAATTTGGAGTTATGTTACCATTTAGTAGAAGTCACGAAACAGAAGCTGATAAAATTGGATTGACATTAATGGCGATTGCAGGATATGACCCTTCAGAAGCGGCTGAGTTATGGAAAAGAATGAAAGCTAACAGTGGAGGACAAGCGCCACCAGAGTTTATGAGTACACATCCGTCAAATGATACACGTATAGCGAATCTTACTGCTTGGGCACCAGCTGCAAAAGCTGAGGCAAGAAAATTTGGAGTTACTAGTTTTAAATAA
- a CDS encoding glycoside hydrolase family 31 protein, whose product MITNTELEIKGNLFPGKIISFSQNVDKINFTTENGVILQVTIIRGSVVRFRYATDNNFEKDFSYAISEKGVRGYSELEVKELEDKYEIITKKIIISIAKANISVSISDKEGNIICKDDWGFHWEQSYEYGGNIVKMSKSAPQGECYYGLGDKPMHLNLKGKRIENWATDQYAFGKDQDPLYKSVPFYIGMYEERAYGIFFDNSFKTFFDFCNERRNVTSFWAHGGEMNYYFFYGPDMQEVVTRYTDLTGKPELPPLWALGYHQCKWSYYPESKVKEITTKFRNLRIPCDAIYLDIDYMEGFRCFTWNKEYFPDPKRMVEELAEDGYKTIVIIDPGIKIDDKYWVYQEAMEKDYFCKRADGPYMRGKVWPGECFFPDFTNPEVREWWAGLFKELIDEIGVKGVWNDMNEPAVMEVPGKTFPDDVRHNYDGNPCSHRKAHNIYGTQMARATYEGIKRFAYPKRPFVITRSAYSGAQRYTSSWTGDNVATWEHLWIANIQAQRMSMSGMSFTGSDIGGFAEHPTGELYARWIQLGVFHPFCRTHSSGDHGNQEPWTFGEEVIDVTRKYVELRYQLLPYLYTMFWEYAEEGIPMLKSLVLYDQLDPQTHYRTDEFVFGNQILVCPVQEPNAKGRRLYIPRGNWYNYWTREYVKGGMEQWVDADLDTIPLFVKEGAVVPKYPVQQYVGEKKIEQLKLEVYYKLGNKEVSKVYEDAQDGYDYAKGRFSLRSFAFTGKENEIIIQQHKNGTFITEYETMKIEFIGLPFVIGKIEIDNVVVSLRDLKYDAKNNTVVVPKNFAELHIVAK is encoded by the coding sequence ATGATTACTAATACTGAGTTAGAGATAAAAGGGAACTTATTTCCCGGAAAAATCATTTCCTTTTCACAAAATGTAGATAAGATTAATTTCACTACAGAGAATGGTGTAATTCTTCAAGTAACTATTATAAGGGGAAGTGTTGTGCGCTTTAGATATGCAACAGATAATAACTTCGAGAAAGATTTTTCTTATGCAATTAGTGAAAAAGGTGTAAGAGGATATAGTGAGTTAGAGGTTAAAGAGTTAGAAGATAAATATGAGATTATCACCAAAAAAATTATAATTTCTATTGCTAAGGCTAACATCAGTGTTTCTATAAGCGATAAAGAAGGAAATATTATTTGTAAAGATGATTGGGGATTTCACTGGGAACAAAGTTATGAGTATGGAGGAAACATCGTGAAGATGAGTAAATCCGCTCCGCAAGGTGAGTGTTATTATGGTTTGGGAGATAAACCAATGCATTTAAATTTAAAAGGTAAGCGTATAGAAAATTGGGCTACAGATCAGTATGCATTTGGAAAAGATCAAGATCCATTGTACAAGAGTGTTCCGTTTTATATTGGAATGTATGAAGAGAGAGCATATGGAATTTTCTTTGATAATTCTTTTAAAACCTTTTTTGATTTTTGTAATGAAAGAAGAAATGTAACTAGTTTTTGGGCTCATGGAGGAGAGATGAATTATTATTTCTTTTATGGACCTGATATGCAAGAGGTAGTTACTAGATATACAGATCTTACAGGTAAACCCGAGTTACCGCCTTTATGGGCATTGGGATATCATCAATGTAAATGGAGTTATTATCCAGAAAGTAAGGTAAAGGAAATTACTACGAAATTTAGGAACTTACGAATTCCTTGTGATGCTATATATTTAGATATAGATTATATGGAAGGGTTTAGATGTTTTACTTGGAATAAGGAGTATTTTCCAGACCCAAAACGAATGGTAGAAGAATTAGCAGAAGATGGATATAAAACTATAGTTATCATTGATCCAGGGATTAAAATCGACGATAAATATTGGGTATATCAGGAAGCAATGGAAAAAGATTATTTCTGTAAGCGAGCTGATGGACCTTATATGAGAGGAAAAGTATGGCCAGGAGAATGTTTCTTTCCAGATTTTACTAATCCTGAGGTTAGAGAATGGTGGGCAGGATTGTTTAAAGAATTAATAGATGAAATAGGGGTTAAGGGTGTGTGGAATGATATGAATGAACCTGCCGTAATGGAAGTTCCAGGAAAAACATTCCCAGACGATGTACGTCATAATTATGATGGTAATCCTTGTAGTCATAGAAAAGCACATAATATTTATGGTACGCAAATGGCCCGCGCAACCTATGAAGGTATAAAAAGATTTGCCTATCCCAAAAGACCATTTGTAATTACGAGATCGGCATACTCAGGAGCACAGCGATATACTTCTTCTTGGACTGGTGACAATGTAGCCACTTGGGAACATTTATGGATAGCAAATATTCAGGCGCAACGTATGAGTATGAGTGGTATGTCTTTTACCGGAAGTGATATTGGGGGATTTGCAGAACATCCTACAGGAGAACTTTATGCTCGATGGATACAATTAGGTGTTTTTCATCCTTTTTGTAGAACACATTCATCAGGAGACCACGGTAATCAAGAACCTTGGACATTTGGTGAAGAAGTAATTGATGTAACACGAAAATATGTAGAATTACGTTACCAATTACTACCATATTTATACACCATGTTTTGGGAATATGCAGAAGAAGGAATACCAATGTTAAAATCATTAGTCCTATATGATCAATTGGATCCACAAACACATTATAGAACCGATGAGTTTGTTTTTGGAAATCAAATTTTAGTATGCCCTGTTCAAGAACCTAATGCCAAAGGAAGAAGATTATATATACCACGAGGTAATTGGTATAATTACTGGACTCGCGAATATGTAAAGGGAGGAATGGAACAATGGGTAGATGCAGATTTAGATACAATTCCGTTATTTGTAAAAGAGGGTGCTGTTGTCCCTAAATACCCTGTTCAGCAATATGTTGGTGAGAAAAAAATTGAACAATTAAAGTTAGAGGTGTATTATAAATTGGGCAATAAAGAAGTTTCTAAAGTATATGAGGACGCTCAAGACGGCTATGATTATGCTAAAGGACGATTTAGTTTACGAAGTTTTGCTTTTACTGGAAAAGAAAATGAAATTATTATACAACAGCATAAAAATGGAACATTTATTACCGAGTATGAAACAATGAAAATAGAGTTTATAGGACTACCTTTTGTTATAGGTAAAATTGAAATTGATAATGTTGTAGTATCCTTACGTGATCTTAAATATGATGCAAAAAATAATACCGTAGTTGTTCCAAAAAACTTTGCAGAGCTTCATATTGTAGCTAAATAA
- a CDS encoding lipocalin family protein → MKKLILVLTVILLASCSASQKTIIAAKKTLKGEWSLDKISYDRSGVFEVTLYNDASAECLTGGIWKFIPNNNTGKYTVNENQCTSTGARNFRFTIPEPTENGDYSFLFKPIDEKKKSTNNNKGYRMTLKHLDDTTMTWTQTVSLEGKPFVITMNFNKLQ, encoded by the coding sequence ATGAAAAAACTGATATTAGTACTTACAGTTATTTTGCTGGCTTCTTGTTCTGCAAGCCAGAAAACAATTATAGCAGCAAAAAAAACCTTGAAAGGGGAATGGTCCTTAGATAAAATATCTTACGATCGTTCCGGTGTTTTCGAGGTGACATTATATAATGATGCATCTGCAGAATGTCTAACTGGTGGTATATGGAAATTTATTCCAAATAATAATACCGGTAAATATACCGTAAATGAAAATCAGTGTACTTCTACTGGTGCTCGTAATTTTAGATTTACTATTCCTGAACCAACAGAAAATGGAGATTACAGTTTTCTTTTTAAACCAATAGATGAGAAGAAGAAAAGTACAAATAATAACAAAGGGTACCGCATGACACTTAAGCATTTAGATGATACTACAATGACATGGACTCAAACAGTTAGCTTAGAAGGTAAGCCTTTTGTAATTACCATGAATTTTAATAAACTACAATAA
- a CDS encoding glucose-1-phosphate adenylyltransferase: MINKKVLAIILGGGQGTRLSPLTESRSKPAVSIAGKYRLVDIPITNCIHSDIKRMFVLTQFNSASLNSHIKNTYVFSSFSQAFVDVLAAEQTPGNKTWFQGTADAVRQSMHHFLNHDFEYALILSGDQLYQMDFNDMIEAHIEKGADISIATLPVNPKDATDFGILKTDENSFISSFTEKPNSDKLPGWESEVSEEMKSENRHYLASMGIYIFNRQLLVDLLSDPSRIDFGKEIIPQSIEDHKVLAYQYEGYWTDIGTIPSFFDANIELANDIPKFDLFDNDRNILTRPRILPPSKISGTLLSKSMIAEGCLIQAKEVEQSVIGIRSRIGKDTIIKNTYMIGSDRYQDLEELQTDDKENRPYIGVGERCNINNVIIDKDCRIGNDVVINGGPHLKDTDNEKYVIKDGIVVFRKGAIIPNNFKI; the protein is encoded by the coding sequence ATGATTAACAAAAAAGTCCTTGCAATTATCCTTGGAGGTGGACAAGGAACCAGATTATCTCCTTTAACCGAAAGTAGATCAAAACCAGCAGTATCTATCGCTGGAAAATACAGATTGGTAGACATTCCTATTACCAATTGTATACATTCGGATATTAAAAGAATGTTTGTGCTTACGCAGTTCAATTCAGCTTCTCTAAATAGTCACATTAAAAACACCTATGTTTTTAGTTCTTTTAGTCAAGCTTTTGTAGATGTTCTTGCCGCAGAACAAACGCCTGGTAATAAAACATGGTTTCAAGGTACTGCAGATGCTGTAAGACAATCGATGCATCATTTTCTTAATCATGATTTTGAGTACGCACTTATTTTATCCGGTGATCAATTGTATCAAATGGATTTTAATGATATGATTGAAGCTCATATAGAGAAAGGAGCTGATATCTCTATAGCTACATTGCCTGTTAACCCAAAAGACGCCACCGATTTTGGGATTTTAAAAACTGATGAAAATAGTTTTATCAGTTCATTTACTGAAAAGCCAAATTCCGATAAACTTCCAGGTTGGGAATCTGAAGTAAGTGAAGAAATGAAAAGTGAGAATCGTCACTATTTGGCATCAATGGGGATTTATATATTTAATAGACAGTTGCTAGTTGATTTGCTTTCTGATCCTTCAAGAATAGATTTTGGAAAAGAAATCATTCCTCAGTCGATTGAAGATCATAAAGTCTTAGCATATCAATATGAAGGTTATTGGACAGATATAGGAACTATTCCTTCTTTTTTCGATGCTAATATTGAGTTAGCAAACGATATTCCGAAGTTTGATTTATTTGATAATGATAGAAATATACTTACTAGACCGAGAATACTTCCTCCATCAAAAATATCAGGAACACTACTTAGTAAATCCATGATTGCAGAAGGTTGTCTAATACAAGCTAAAGAAGTTGAACAATCTGTTATTGGTATTAGATCCAGAATAGGAAAAGATACTATTATAAAGAACACCTATATGATAGGAAGTGATAGGTATCAAGACTTAGAAGAACTACAAACTGATGACAAGGAGAATAGGCCTTATATAGGTGTTGGAGAAAGATGTAATATTAATAATGTTATAATTGATAAGGATTGCAGAATTGGCAATGATGTTGTTATTAATGGAGGACCACATCTTAAGGATACTGATAATGAAAAATATGTGATAAAAGATGGTATTGTAGTGTTTAGAAAAGGTGCTATAATACCAAACAATTTTAAGATTTAA
- a CDS encoding DNA alkylation repair protein, translated as MQTSKKIPEHIINRKGPRSAKDLDPEVLEYLNRGLIETANLMEWLAVDQLKLLKCILDDLNKSNWYDSFYEAVSDQKKPSANTNTKVIGVTFAQLTNDRKIIDYLSNHPSDVCRCWVTQYYSGLEMSITERLHTNKPFAADPHFGVREVAIFATKEYIIQDLDQSIMILSNWTKDTDENVRRYAVETIRPIGVWTKKIDELKETPEKAIEILEALKSDTSKYVKDAVGNWLNDASKTRPDWVLKICKKWGENSQSKDTKYIIKKALRTINK; from the coding sequence ATGCAAACAAGTAAAAAGATTCCAGAGCACATCATAAATCGAAAAGGTCCAAGAAGTGCTAAAGATTTAGATCCGGAAGTATTAGAATATTTAAATAGAGGCTTAATTGAGACAGCTAACCTTATGGAATGGTTAGCTGTGGATCAATTAAAATTACTAAAATGTATACTAGATGATTTAAACAAATCTAATTGGTATGATAGTTTTTATGAAGCAGTGTCTGATCAAAAAAAACCAAGTGCCAATACCAATACAAAGGTTATTGGAGTTACTTTTGCCCAATTGACCAATGACCGTAAAATAATTGACTATTTGTCTAATCATCCTTCTGATGTATGTAGATGTTGGGTAACTCAGTATTATAGTGGATTAGAAATGTCAATCACAGAAAGACTCCATACTAATAAGCCATTTGCTGCAGATCCACATTTTGGGGTTAGAGAAGTTGCAATCTTTGCAACAAAGGAATACATAATTCAAGATTTAGATCAATCTATTATGATATTATCTAATTGGACAAAAGATACCGATGAGAATGTTAGACGCTATGCAGTAGAAACCATTAGGCCGATAGGGGTTTGGACAAAAAAAATAGACGAACTTAAAGAAACTCCTGAAAAAGCAATTGAAATTTTGGAAGCGTTAAAATCTGATACATCAAAGTATGTAAAAGATGCTGTAGGTAATTGGTTAAATGATGCAAGTAAGACAAGACCAGATTGGGTTCTTAAGATATGTAAAAAATGGGGAGAAAATAGTCAGTCTAAAGATACTAAGTATATTATTAAAAAGGCTCTAAGGACCATCAATAAGTAG
- the glgB gene encoding 1,4-alpha-glucan branching protein GlgB — protein MNKVIVHSLFSEFDINLFKAGKHYRLYEKFGSHIITVDGVRGTYFAVWAPSAKSVSVIGDFNFWVEKEHQLHVRWDESGIWEGFIPDIGKGNIYKYKIHSHNNGIVTEKADPYARRCEHPPKTASVVWEDSYDWKDNEWMIKRKKNNAINAPFSVYEVHLGSWKRKIEEDRSLSYTELADELVSYVKEMNFTHVELMPIMEYPYDPSWGYQLTGYFAPTSRFGYPEEFKLLVDKLHQNDIGILLDWVPSHFPEDSHGLGFFDGSCLYEHPDKRKGYHPDWKSLIFNYERNEVKSFLISNAIFWLDQFHADGLRVDAVASMLFLDYSREDGEWEANQYGGRENLAAIEFMKELNKEIYISYPDVQTIAEESTSFPMVSKPTFLGGLGFGMKWMMGWMHDTLQYFSKEPIYRKHHQNDLTFSMTYAFTENFMLPLSHDEVVYGKRSIIGRMPGDEWQQFANLRLLYSYMFTHPGSNLLFMGAEFGQREEWNFQSSLDWHLLQYDYHSGIKKLITDLNSLYRNYPALYEKQFESDGFEWISYDDHENSVVAYIRKGNKDEDTLIVACNFTPVPRSNYRIGLSAKGTLTPIFNSDEKIYGGTGDFRSKKILIEDAKWHYREYSAEIDIPPLGTLVFKIKS, from the coding sequence ATGAATAAAGTAATAGTACATAGTTTATTTTCTGAATTTGATATTAATCTTTTTAAAGCTGGTAAGCATTATCGATTATATGAAAAATTTGGCTCACATATTATTACGGTAGATGGAGTTCGAGGAACATATTTCGCAGTTTGGGCACCATCAGCTAAATCTGTTTCTGTTATAGGAGATTTTAATTTTTGGGTAGAAAAAGAGCATCAATTGCATGTACGCTGGGATGAATCTGGTATATGGGAAGGTTTTATACCCGATATAGGAAAAGGTAATATTTATAAATATAAAATTCATTCTCATAATAATGGTATTGTAACTGAAAAAGCAGATCCATATGCCCGTAGGTGTGAACATCCCCCAAAAACAGCATCGGTAGTTTGGGAAGATTCATACGATTGGAAGGATAATGAATGGATGATTAAAAGGAAAAAGAATAACGCAATCAATGCTCCTTTTTCAGTTTATGAAGTTCATTTAGGCTCTTGGAAAAGAAAAATAGAAGAAGATCGATCTTTATCTTATACCGAACTGGCGGATGAATTGGTTTCCTATGTAAAGGAAATGAATTTTACTCACGTGGAGCTAATGCCTATTATGGAATATCCTTATGATCCATCTTGGGGATATCAATTAACTGGCTATTTTGCGCCAACATCTCGTTTTGGTTATCCAGAAGAGTTTAAATTGCTTGTAGATAAACTTCATCAGAATGATATTGGGATTCTATTGGATTGGGTGCCATCGCATTTTCCAGAAGATAGTCATGGTTTAGGTTTTTTTGATGGATCTTGTTTATATGAGCATCCCGATAAAAGAAAAGGGTATCACCCTGATTGGAAGAGTTTAATATTTAACTATGAAAGAAATGAAGTCAAAAGTTTTCTGATTAGTAATGCAATTTTTTGGTTGGATCAATTCCATGCAGATGGATTAAGAGTAGACGCAGTTGCTTCCATGTTATTTTTAGATTATTCTAGAGAAGATGGAGAATGGGAAGCAAACCAATATGGAGGCAGAGAAAACCTTGCAGCGATTGAATTCATGAAAGAGCTAAATAAAGAGATTTATATTAGTTATCCAGATGTACAAACAATTGCAGAAGAATCGACTTCTTTTCCTATGGTTTCTAAACCAACATTTCTCGGAGGGCTTGGTTTTGGTATGAAATGGATGATGGGTTGGATGCACGATACGTTACAGTACTTTTCAAAAGAGCCTATCTATAGAAAACATCATCAAAATGATTTAACTTTTAGTATGACCTATGCATTCACAGAAAACTTTATGTTACCATTGTCACACGATGAAGTGGTATATGGAAAAAGAAGTATTATAGGCAGAATGCCTGGTGATGAGTGGCAACAGTTTGCTAATTTACGATTGTTGTATAGTTATATGTTTACACATCCAGGTAGTAACTTGCTTTTTATGGGTGCCGAGTTCGGTCAACGAGAAGAATGGAACTTCCAGAGTAGCTTGGACTGGCATTTACTACAATACGATTATCATTCTGGAATTAAAAAGTTGATTACGGATCTTAATTCTTTATACAGAAATTACCCAGCTTTGTATGAAAAACAATTTGAGTCAGATGGTTTCGAATGGATAAGCTATGATGATCATGAAAATTCTGTAGTTGCCTATATTAGAAAAGGAAACAAGGATGAGGATACGTTAATTGTGGCTTGTAATTTTACACCAGTACCACGCTCTAATTATCGTATAGGATTATCAGCAAAAGGAACATTAACCCCAATATTTAATAGTGATGAAAAAATATATGGAGGAACTGGGGATTTTAGATCTAAAAAGATATTGATAGAAGATGCAAAATGGCATTATAGAGAATATTCGGCGGAGATTGATATTCCTCCATTAGGAACACTTGTTTTTAAAATTAAGAGTTAA
- a CDS encoding MFS transporter translates to MGNTLPKGHKKLLNAWAFYDWANSVYSLTIVSAVFPIFYGSLFEKDEMIEVFGGGIRSTPLITIATAIGFGIVAITSPILSGVADYIGNKKIFMKFFNYIGALACVGLFWFSKETIYFSLFCYIIALVGFWGSIVFYNSYLPDIAFPEQHDKISAKGYSLGYIGSVILLLLNLAMVMFPDVFGLGEGGGGSVKGMRYSFILVGIWWIAFSQYSYYYLPKGYSSGHKVTKDVFLKGFKELKNVWSIMSQTKRLKNYLKAFFVYSMAVQTVMLVATYFGEKEINWGGDDEKTIGLIVSILIIQLVAVGGAIITSRCSNKYGNIPTLIVINFIWVFLCVYAFFMKEPIHFYAAAGFVGLVMGGIQALSRSTYSKFLPATEDTTSFFSFYDVSEKVGIVIGMGIYAIVDLWTGSMRSATLFLVVFFALGIFLLFRVPKEEE, encoded by the coding sequence ATGGGAAATACACTACCTAAAGGACATAAGAAATTATTAAATGCTTGGGCTTTTTATGATTGGGCAAATTCTGTATATAGTTTAACAATTGTTTCTGCTGTATTTCCAATCTTTTATGGATCTCTGTTTGAAAAAGATGAGATGATAGAAGTTTTTGGAGGCGGTATTAGAAGTACTCCTTTGATAACCATTGCCACTGCTATAGGTTTCGGTATTGTTGCAATTACTTCGCCTATTTTGTCTGGTGTAGCCGATTATATTGGTAATAAGAAAATTTTTATGAAATTCTTTAACTATATAGGTGCTTTGGCTTGTGTTGGATTATTTTGGTTTAGTAAAGAGACGATTTATTTTAGTTTATTTTGTTATATAATCGCTTTAGTTGGTTTTTGGGGTAGTATAGTTTTTTATAATTCCTATTTACCAGATATAGCATTTCCTGAACAGCACGATAAAATTAGTGCTAAAGGGTATTCTTTAGGTTATATAGGTAGTGTAATACTTTTACTTCTTAATCTTGCAATGGTTATGTTTCCTGATGTTTTTGGTTTGGGAGAAGGAGGAGGAGGTTCTGTAAAAGGAATGAGATATTCTTTTATTTTAGTAGGTATTTGGTGGATTGCATTTAGTCAATATTCATATTATTATTTACCTAAAGGTTATAGTTCAGGACATAAGGTCACGAAAGATGTTTTTCTTAAAGGGTTTAAGGAATTAAAAAATGTCTGGAGCATTATGTCACAAACAAAAAGATTGAAAAATTATTTAAAAGCATTTTTTGTTTATAGCATGGCTGTTCAAACTGTTATGCTAGTAGCTACATATTTTGGAGAAAAAGAAATTAATTGGGGAGGAGATGATGAAAAAACGATAGGTCTAATCGTTAGCATTCTTATTATACAGCTTGTCGCGGTTGGAGGAGCAATAATAACTTCACGATGTTCAAATAAATATGGTAATATTCCTACTTTAATAGTAATAAATTTTATTTGGGTGTTTTTATGTGTTTATGCCTTTTTTATGAAAGAACCAATTCATTTTTATGCTGCAGCAGGTTTTGTAGGTTTGGTTATGGGGGGTATACAAGCTTTATCTCGATCAACGTACTCAAAGTTTTTACCTGCAACTGAAGATACTACATCCTTTTTTAGTTTTTATGATGTATCAGAGAAGGTGGGTATTGTAATAGGAATGGGTATCTATGCAATTGTGGATTTATGGACTGGTAGTATGCGAAGTGCTACATTATTCTTGGTTGTATTTTTTGCATTAGGTATTTTTCTACTATTTAGGGTTCCAAAGGAAGAAGAGTAA
- a CDS encoding glycogen synthase, which produces MRVLHASLECYPLAKVGGLGDVVGSLPKYLTELGCITEVIMPFFDNSRINELSCEDIYTDSLVLGSNSFDFTIKKVMSSEFGFQIYLVDINELLYRSNVYSYEDDTERFVAFQIAVLNWLLSIDIKPDIIHCHDHHTGLIPFLVSQVGIYQSLIDIPTVLTIHNAQYQGQFSYDKLDYIPQFDLHNIGLLDWDQCINPLATAIKCAWKVTTVSPSYMEELQGQANGLEGLLSHEKDKCLGILNGIDHQIWNPETDPMVISNYGNKNIVSGRKENKSWLCKEFGFDIDKPLFAFIGRLVYEKGADLLPDIVSETLQHLDINILILGSGDPAIESRLRELKGRFPSTYNTYIGYDEKLSHIIYAGADFLLMPSRVEPCGLNQLYSLRYGLVPIVRKIGGLKDTVIDIGDGGFGICHDQVNVQDVYNSIKRGIEFYNDQKRYRKTQKEILKIDHSWNNSANKYIELYKSLKQSHND; this is translated from the coding sequence ATGAGAGTACTTCATGCCAGTTTAGAATGTTATCCTTTGGCAAAAGTTGGTGGCCTTGGAGATGTTGTCGGTTCATTGCCAAAATATTTAACCGAACTAGGTTGTATTACAGAGGTTATTATGCCTTTTTTTGATAACTCAAGAATTAATGAACTTTCTTGTGAAGATATTTATACCGATTCATTGGTGCTAGGATCTAATTCCTTTGATTTTACTATAAAAAAAGTAATGTCCTCGGAGTTTGGGTTTCAAATATATTTAGTAGATATAAATGAACTACTATATAGATCAAATGTGTATAGCTATGAGGATGATACAGAACGATTTGTAGCATTTCAAATAGCGGTTTTAAATTGGCTTTTATCTATAGATATAAAACCTGATATTATACATTGCCATGATCACCATACAGGTCTTATACCTTTTTTAGTATCCCAAGTGGGTATTTATCAAAGTTTAATTGATATTCCTACCGTACTCACAATTCATAATGCGCAATATCAAGGTCAGTTTTCTTATGATAAATTAGATTATATACCACAATTTGATTTACATAATATTGGATTACTAGATTGGGATCAATGTATAAATCCTTTGGCGACTGCGATAAAGTGTGCTTGGAAAGTAACTACAGTTTCACCAAGTTACATGGAAGAGTTACAAGGTCAAGCTAATGGTTTAGAAGGGCTTTTATCACATGAAAAAGATAAATGTCTTGGAATACTGAATGGAATTGATCATCAGATATGGAATCCTGAAACGGATCCAATGGTCATTAGTAATTACGGAAATAAAAATATTGTTTCTGGAAGAAAGGAAAATAAAAGTTGGTTATGTAAAGAGTTCGGGTTTGATATAGATAAACCATTATTTGCATTTATAGGTCGACTTGTATATGAAAAAGGAGCAGACCTTCTTCCGGATATTGTTTCTGAGACATTGCAGCATTTGGATATTAATATACTCATATTAGGATCGGGTGATCCAGCTATAGAGTCAAGATTAAGAGAATTAAAAGGACGTTTTCCTAGTACATATAACACATATATAGGATATGATGAAAAACTATCACATATCATATATGCGGGTGCCGATTTTTTATTAATGCCTTCTAGAGTGGAACCTTGTGGGCTTAACCAGCTATATTCTTTAAGGTATGGTCTCGTACCTATAGTAAGAAAAATAGGCGGATTAAAAGACACTGTTATAGATATTGGTGATGGTGGTTTTGGGATCTGTCATGATCAGGTAAACGTTCAGGATGTATATAATTCAATTAAAAGGGGAATTGAATTTTATAACGACCAAAAAAGATATAGGAAAACACAAAAAGAAATTTTAAAAATTGATCATTCTTGGAATAATTCAGCTAATAAATACATTGAATTATATAAATCTTTAAAACAATCGCACAATGATTAA